In Mesorhizobium sp. J428, the genomic window GTCGAGGTGGCCGGCCGCGTCGTCTTCTCGCCCGACCCGTCGCACTGGGTGAAGGTCGAGGTCTTCCTCGGCGCCTTCCGCGTTTTCGTCGCCTACATGGACAGGGTGTGGGAGGAGTTCGAGCTCTGGCCGTCCGGCGCGACCGAGAAGACCGTCGATCCGCCCGGCCGGATCGGAAAGCGGCTCGACTGGATCAACCTCGCGCCCTCCGCCTGGCCGGCGCTGGCCCGTCTCGTAGACGACCAGACATTCTCCATTGAACTGCCCGGCCGCAACGTAGTCGAGATGTCTGCCCCAGGCGACTAGCCGCGGTTCAAAGACGAGCCGCGGAACACTTGCCGCGCCCGCGTGTTTCGTCCTCGTGCTCATCGCGACCTTCAACATCAACAACGTCAACCGCCGTCTGCCTAATCTACTCGCTTGGCTGGCGAAACGGCATCCCGACGTGGTGGCGCTGCAGGAGCTGAAAGCGACGCAGGCGGACTTTCCAGCCGACGCGTTGCGGGACGCCGGCTACCGCGCGGTCTGGCGCGGGCAGAAGACGTGGAACGGCGTCGCCCTCCTCGCCCGCGGCCGCGAGCCGGTGCTCACCCGCGACGCTCTGCCAGGCGACTCATCCGACAGCCAGGCCCGCTATATCGAGGCGGCGTTCAACGGCATCATCATCGCTTCGATTTACGCGCCCAACGGCAATCCCCAGCCCGGCCCGAAATTCGACTACAAGCTCGCCTGGCTCGCGCGCCTGCAGCGGCACGCCACCGCACTCCGCAAGTCCGGCGCGCCGGTGGTGCTTGCCGGAGACTTCAACGTCGCGCCGACCGATATCGACATCTACCCGACGAGATCCTGGGACGACGACGCCCTGATCCAGCCCGAAAGCCGGGCCGCCTTCCGCAAGCTGCTCGGCCGTAGCTGGACCGACGCCGTGCGCACGATCCATCCGGACGAGCGCATCTACTCCTTCTGGGACTACAAGCGGAACCGCTGGCCGCGCGACGCGGGCCTCCGCCTCGACCATCTTCTGCTCAGCCCCAACCTGCGCGACCGCCTCCTCGATGCCAATGTCGATCGCGACACCCGCGGGGAAGACGGTGCGAGCGACCATGCGCCGGCATGGGTGAAGCTGCGCGATGAGTGACAGCCCGTGGCGCTTGGGGCCAGCAAAGCGACATTGACCCTCAAATCCGCGCGGATGCGGCCAGACGCTCGCAAACCTGCGCAACGCGGCTTGCAATCCACTCAAACAACGACGAAAACCGCGCCATGCGGGCGTGGCGGAACTGGTAGACGCAAGGGACTTAAAATCCCTCAGCCTCTGGCTATGCGGGTTCGATCCCCGCCGCCCGCACCATTCATGCCGCGAACGCCCTCTCCGCGACGCGCCGGATCAGCGCGACGACCTGCTCGCGCGCCCAGTATTGCGGGTGGTGGCCGATGCCCTCGACCGTCTCGAAATCGAGCCCTTTGATACGCGGCGCGAACGCTTCGCCGTTCTCACGCCAGTCCAGCACCTTGTCCGCCGTGCCGAACACCATGCCGGCCGGCATGTCGATCTCTTCGAAGCGCTTCGCCAGCGCCGGTATGTCGTCGCCCACCGAGACGAGATCGGCGACCATGTTGTAGAAGTGGCCGGGCCTGAGCCCGAGCTCGCCGCCGCCCTCGGTCATATAGTCCAGCGGCGTCTCCTGCGGGCCGAAGACATAAGCGAGCGTGGCCGGCGCGACCTTCAGCGCGGCGGGGATCGCCACGGTGTTGGCGATCAGCCAGCGCTTAAGCGGCGAGGTGATGTAGATCGGCGCCATCTCCGGCGGGATCCCCTCGCGCGGCCTGGTCAGCGCCGAGATCAGCACGATGCCTGAGATCTTGTCGGGATGGTTCAGCGCCAAGGTCAGCGTGATCATCCCGCCCAGCGAATGGCCGACGACCAGCGGCTTCTCCGGCCCAAGTTTCTCGATGAACTTGGCGATCAGCGCCGCCTGCGCCGGCAGGGCAGCGCTCGCTCCCGCCGCGCGCGTCGAATAGCCTGCGCCGGGCCGATCGAGCGCGATCAGCCGGTAGCCGGGGATGCGCCCGCTGAACAGCGGATGGCGGAAATGGTGCAGCGTGCCGCCGAAGCCGTGCACGAACAGGATCGGCCTGCCCTCGCCTTCCTCGACATAATGGATGCGGTTGCCGTCGATCTCGACGAATTTGCCCCGCGCCGGCACCAGCCGCTCGGCCCGGCGCGCGATCGTCTGGGTCTGCCAGACATACCAGCCCGTGACCGCCAGCACCGCGACCAGGAGGAGAACGACGAGCCAGAGAAGGATGGTGGTCAAGATGCCGCTCCGCGGATGGGACGCGGCATTGGTAATTCATCTTTCGCAACCGCGAAACAGGCCGCGAATGCGAAAACGGGCGGCCAGAGCCGCCCGTTCCTCAAGCCTGCTTCACGAGGTGCAGGACAAGGGCCCCCGCCCGTCTGCACGACCTCGGAGACTGTTTCGAAATTCGCTCTGGCGAGTCAGCTGGTGGTGGTTTCGAGAACCGGAGCGCAGCGGACATTTGGGTCCGTGAGCACCGGAAGCGCAGAAAACGCCATCAGATGGCCGCCAGAGCAGAATTTTCCAAACAGTCTCAGCCGTGCAGCTTGATCGCGATCTCAGCCAGCCGCTTGCCCTGGAACTTCGCGCCTTCCAGCTCCTGCGCCGAAGGCTGCCGCGAGCCGTCCGTGTCGGAGGTGGTGGTCATGCCGTAGGGCGAGCCGCCGCGCACGACATCGTTGCCCGACTGGCCCTGATAGGCATAGCTCAGCGGCACGATGATCATGCCGTGATGCTGCAGCGACCACTGCGCCTGGACGATCGACAGCTCCGCGCCGCCGTGCTGGGTCGCCGTCGACGACATCACGGTCGCGACCTTGTTCAGGAGTGCGCCCTTGGCCCAGAGCGGGCCGGTCTGGTCGAGGAAGTTCTTCATCTGCGCCGCCATCGCGCCGTAACGGGTGGCGAAAGCCAGCACGATGCCGTCATACTGGTCGAGTTCCAGCGGCTCGGCGATCGGCGCGTCCTGGTCGAGCTTGTAGTAGGCGGCCTTGGCCACCGCTTCCGGAACCAGTTCCGGCACGCGCTTGATCGTCACCGCGGCGCCTGCTTCCTTCGCGCCCTCGGCGGCGGCCTTCGCCATCGCTTCCGTGTGGCCCCAGCTCGAATAGTAGAGCACCAGTACCTTTGCCATCGTCGTCTCCTGTGTCTCGTGTCTTGTCGTCCGCCGCTCGGGACCGACGCTTCGCCGTGATTTAGCCCCTTTGGCACCCCTTGCGTAACAACGGTGTCGCCGACAGATCGTTCACCGTTTGCGACCCATTGCCGGCTGGGCGCATCGGCGCTACGAGACGCTGGCCGAGCGAAAGGATGCGACGTTGAGCGAAATCGTGACTGCCGCGATGATGGTGATCGGGGACGAGATCCTCTCCGGCCGCACCAAGGACAAAAACATCGGCCACCTCGCCGACGTGATGACCGCCATCGGCATCGACCTGAAAGAGGTCCGCATCGTCCCCGACGAGGAGGACGAGATCGCCGCGGCGGTCAACGCGCTGCGGGCGAAATACACCTACGTCTTCACCACCGGCGGCATCGGCCCGACGCATGACGACATCACGGCCGATTCGATCGCCAAAGCCTTCGGCGTCCCCTGCGACTACGACGCGAAGGCGTATAAAATGCTCGAGGAGAGCTACGCCGCCCGCGGCTTCGAATATACCGACGCACGCAAGCGCATGGCGCGCATGCCCGTCGGCGCCGAGCACATCGACAATCCCGTTTCGCTGGCTCCCGGCTTCAGGATCGGCAACGTGCATGTCATGGCCGGCGTGCCGGCGATCTTCCAGGCGATGCTCGACAACGTCGTCCCGACGCTGCATGGCGGCGCGGTGATGCTGTCCGAGACGGTTCACTGCCCCTATGGCGAGGGCACGATCGGCACCCAGCTTGGCGAGATCCAGAAGGCCAATCCGGACACGATCATCGGTTCCTACCCGAAATATCTCGACGGCAAGTTCTGGACCGAGCTCGTCGTGCGTTCCCGCTCGCCGCAAAGCCTCGCCAAGGCAAAGGCCGAGGTCGAGGCCATGCTCGCCGCGATCGCCGCGCCGGCCTGAGCGTTTTCCTGCCGATTCCCGGTGGATGCGACGCGCAAACCCTTGCGAGATCTCGGAAAGTTCCCGCTAATCCCGGCTGCATTCCTGAGCTTCAAGCCAAGCGGAGTGCGTCCCATGTCCCTGCCCGAAAAAGCCTTCCCGGTCTCGTGGGACCAGTTCCATCGCGACGCCCGCGCGCTTGCCTGGCGGCTTGCCGGCATCAATGGCGGCCAGTGGAAGGCGATCGTCTGCATCACGCGCGGCGGCCTGGTGCCCGCCGCCATCATCTCGCGCGAGCTCGGCATCCGCGTCATCGAGACCGTCTCGGTGGCCTCGTACCACGACTACACCTCGCAGGGAGAACTGAACGTTCTGAAGGAGATTACGTCCTCGCTCACCGAGAATGACGGCGAGAACGTTCTGATCGTCGACGACCTGACCGACACCGGCAAGACCGCCGCTGTGGTGCGCGCGATGCTGCCCAAGGCGCATTTCGCCGCCGTCTACGCCAAGCCGAAGGGAAAACCGATGGTCGATACCTATATAACGGAGGTCAGCCAGGACACCTGGATCTACTTCCCCTGGGATATGGGCTTCACATACCAGAAGCCGATTTCAGAGGATCATCGCGGCTGAACCCATGCCGCGGGCGCGAAAATCGTAAGCTTCGCGCAGGGTTTGCGCTTTATTATCAGCGCACTATCTGTATGTTTCGTAAGCTGGCAAACAAGAAGGCGACCATCGAAGCACCGGAATGTTGATTTCTTATTCGACCCGCAGGAGACTTTTGGAACGCGCCCGCCAGTTCTTTGGCGGCATGCCGTGCCGGGTCCAGGTCGCCGCTCTTCCCTGGCGGCTGTCCGGCGGCGACGTCGAGATCCTGCTGGTGACGAGCCGGGGCACCGGCCGCTGGGTCCTGCCGAAGGGCTGGCCGGAGTCGTCCGAGAAGCTATGCGAAGCGGCCGCGCGCGAAGCGGCCGAGGAAGCCGGTCTGTCAGGCGGCGTTTCGGAGCGCGAGGCCGGCACGTTCTACTACGACAAGGTGCTGAATTCGGGCCTCGAATGGCATTGCGAGGTGCATGTCTTCCCGCTTGAGGTCGACTCGCTTGCCGACAAGTGGCCAGAGATGAAGAAACGCAAGCGGCGGTGGTTTCGCGCCGCGGATGCCGCAAGGCTCGTCGCCGAGCCGGATCTCGGTGAGTTGATCCAGCGCTTCGGCGCCAATCCACGACAAATCGCAGCCTGACGCCGTGACACGGAACGGCAGAGGTTGCCCCTCGGGGTGATCTGCCCTATCGCGCTTCCTGTCGCCGGCCGGATCTTCGACATCCGGCCCGAAGTCCCCTCTTCGATGGATCTGCCCCATGGCGCTTCCCGCCGAACTCACCCGCAAGGACACGCTCGACAAGGATCTCGACAAGATCGCCTCCGTCGAGGAGGCTGCGAGCGTGCTGTCGCGCGGGCTGGTGGCTCCCGGTCTCGCGCTCCTCTTCATCGTGTTCGCAGCGGTCGCGGCGTCGATCTACGTGATGGGCCAGCCGGGAGCGGTGGTGATCGTCGCGGCGGCGGCGATCGGCGGCTACATGGCGCTGAACATCGGCGCCAACGACGTCGCCAACAATGTAAGCGCAGCTGTCGGCGCCCGTGCGCTCACGCTGGGCAGCGCCCTGGTGCTGGCGGCGATCTTCGAAACCGCCGGCGCCCTGATCGCCGGCGGCGACGTGGTCGAGACGATATCCAAGGGAATCATCGATCCTCGGCTGGTAAGCGATCCCAACGTCTTCATCAGGCTGATGCTCGGGGCGCTCATCTCCTCGGCCCTGTGGGTCAATCTGGCCACCTGGATCGGCGCGCCGGTCTCGACCACGCATGCCGTTGTTGGCGGCGTCGTGGGCGCGGGCATCGCGGCTGCTGGAGTTGGCTCTGTCGACTGGAGCATCATGGGCGCTATTGCGGCCTCGTGGGTCGTCTCGCCGCTCGCCGGCGGTATCGTGGCGGCGCTGTTCCTCTTCTTCATCAAGTCGACCATCATCTACCAGGACGACAAGCTCACCGCCGCGCGGCGCTGGGTGCCGGTGCTCATCGCCATCATGGCCGGCTCCTTCACCACCTATCTCGCCAGCAAGGGTCTCAACCATGTCGTGACCTTCGACGGCTGGACGCTGGCGGCTCTCGGTCTGGGCTCCACGGCGCTCTTCTGGGTGCTGTCGCACAGGTTCGTGGCGCTCCAGTCGCGCGGCATGGAGAACCGCAACCAGTCGCTGCGCAAGCTGTTCCGGCTGCCGCTGGTCATCTCGGCGGCCCTGCTCTCCTTCGCCCATGGCGCCAACGATGTGGCGAACGCCGTCGGCCCGCTGGCGGCGATCGTCTCGACCGCGCAGGGCGGCGACGTCGAGACCGCGGTCGGCATCCCCTTCTGGGTGATGCTGATCGGCGCGGCGGGCATCTCGATCGGTCTGCTGCTCTTCGGACCCAAGCTCGTGCGCATGGTCGGCGAGCAGATCACCAAGCTCAACCCGATGCGCGCCTTCTGCGTCGCGCTGTCGGCCGCGCTCACCGTCATCATCGCCTCGGCGATGGGCATGCCGGTCAGCTCCACCCATATTGCGGTCGGCGCCGTTTTCGGCGTCGGCTTCTTCCGCGAATGGTACACGGCCAATTCGCCACGCCGGCGCGCCTATCTCGAGCGCAAGATGGCGCGCCGCCGCGCCGAGCGCGAGGCATCCGCCGGGGCGATCGCGGACGTGCTGGCCGATGAGGCCGATCTCGACAACGCGGGCGCCCCACCGATCTCCCGCGAAGAAATCTCCCGCCGCAATCTTGTCCGCCGCGCCCATGTTCGCACCATCGTCACCGCGTGGGTGACCACGGTGCCCGCCTCGGCCCTGCTGGCGATCGGCGCGTTCCATCTCATCGGCCTGGTATTCTGAGAGACTGTTTCGAAATTCGCTCTGGCGAGTCAGCTGGTGATGGTTTTCGGGGTCGCCGCAGGCGACGAGCGGAGCGGACATTTGGATCCGTGAGCACCGGAAGCGCAGAAAACGCCGTCAGATGGCCGCCAGAGCAGAATTTCCAAACAGTCTCTCAGCCGGCCGACAGTCCCCATTATCCACATGCATCCCCCACAAGATGTTGTGGTCATAAATCTCGCATAAACGAATCGTTGACCTCCCCTCGCGAGTCGTTTCATATCGGTCATGCGCTCGTGTTGAGGGCGCGGCGCGGGCTCCGGCCCAAGCCAGTTCTTCCCCGATTTGATGCGTTTCCCGACGATCGAGGCCGCTTTCCAGCGGTGCGCTCGGCTGAGGATCTCGTGTGCCTTCCGGGCTCGGGAAAATGGACGAAATTGATTGGCGTAAAGAGGTTGTTAACACTATATTTAGTGTTTGCGGGGGATAGTCGACACCAGATAAGGGATAAGTCTCGCAAGATGAGACTCACCTGAATCGGTGACGGAAGAGGGCCGCAAGAGGGTTTCGACCGCCGCGCAGCCGCCTCTGTGAAGGTGGGCCGCGACGGAGCGGAACAGGACGGCGGAGAGGCGTTGCGGACCTTCGGGACCGCGACGGATGCAGCCAGGGCAGCATCGCGGAATCGTGAGGACGAATTCTGTGGATGACGCTATATTTGGGGACTGAAGGACGAAGACGATGCGGATCGAACGGCGCTTCACCAAGGACGGACAGTCTGCCTATACGGAGATCGAATTCCGTAAGGCCCTATCCGAGATCAAGAACCCCGACGGCTCGGTGGTCTTCCGCCTGGCCGACATCGACGTGCCGGCTCAGTTCAGCCAGGTGGCGACGGACGTGCTGGCGCAGAAGTATTTCCGCAAGGCCGGCGTGCCCGCGCGCCTGAAGAAGGTCGAGGAGAACGACGTCCCCTCCTTCCTGTGGCGCTCCGTGCCCGACGAGGCCGAGCTCGCCAAGCTGCCCGAGAACGAGCGCTACGGCTCCGAGACCGACGCCCGCCAGGTCTTCGACCGTCTCGCCGGCACCTGGACCTACTGGGGCTGGAAGGGCGGCTATTTCGCCTCCGAGGCTGACGCCAGCGCCTTCCGCGACGAGCTCGCCTACATGCTCGCCACCCAGCGCGTCGCCCCCAACTCGCCGCAGTGGTTCAACACCGGCCTGCACTGGGCCTACGGCATCGACGGCCCCGGCCAGGGCCATTTCTACGTCGACCCCTTCACCGGCAAGCTCACCAAGTCGAAGTCGGCCTATGAGCATCCGCAGCCGCATGCCTGCTTCATCCAGTCCGTCGCCGACGACCTCGTCAACGAGGGCGGCATCATGGACCTGTGGGTGCGCGAGGCGCGCCTGTTCAAATACGGCTCCGGCACCGGCTCCAACTTCTCGCATCTGCGCGGCGAGGGCGAAAAGCTCTCCGGCGGCGGCCGCTCGTCGGGCCTGATGTCCTTCCTCAAGATCGGCGACCGCGCCGCGGGCGCCATCAAGTCGGGCGGCACCACCCGCCGCGCGGCCAAGATGGTCGTCGTCGACATCGACCATCCCGACATCGAGGACTACATCGACTGGAAGGTGAAGGAGGAGCAGAAGGTCGCTTCCCTCGTCACCGGCTCCAAGATCGTCAAGAAGCACATGACCGCCGTCATGAAGGCCTGCGTCAACTGCGACGGCCCGGACGGCGACTGCTACGACCCCAACCGCAACCCCGCCCTCAAGCGCGCCATCAAGGACGCCAAGAAGGACGGTGTGCCGGAGAACTACGTTCAGCGCGTCATCCAGTTCGCGAAGCAGGGTTACACCTCGATCGAGTTCAAGACCTACGACACCGACTGGGATTCGGAGGCCTACCTCACCGTCTCAGGCCAGAACTCCAACAACTCCGTCTCGCTGAAGGACGATTTCCTGCGCGCCGTCGAGACCGACGGGTCGTGGAACCTCACCGCCCGCAAGGACGGCAAGGTGGTCAAGACGCTGAAGGCCCGCGAGCTGTGGGAAAAGATCGGCTACGCCGCCTGGGCGTCGGCCGATCCGGGCCTCCACTTCAACACGACGATGAACGACTGGCACACCTGTGCGTCGGCCGGTGCGATCCGGGCGTCCAACCCGTGCTCGGAATACATGTTCCTCGACGACACGGCCTGCAACCTCGCCTCGATCAACCTTTTGCCCTACCGCCTGCATGGCGGCGACATCGACATCGCGGCCTACGAGCACACCGTTCGCCTGTGGACCATCGTGCTCGAGATCTCGGTCATGATGGCGCAGTTCCCCTCGAAGGAGATCGCCAAGCTCTCCTACGAATACCGCACGCTCGGCCTCGGCTATGCCAATATCGGCGGCCTGCTGATGACCAGCGGAATCCCCTACGACTCCGCCGAGGGCCGCGCCATCTGCGCCGGCCTCACCTCGATCATGACCGGCGTCGCCTACGCCACCTCGGCCGAGATGGCCGGCGAGCTCGGCGCCTTCCCGGACTATGAGCGCAACGCCGCCAACATGCTGCGTGTCATGCGCAACCATCGCCGCGCCGCCTATGGCGAGGCCGCCGGCTACGAGGCGCTCTCGGTCAATCCGGTGCCGCTGGTCCATGCGGACCTGAAGCAGGCCGCACTCGGCGAGCATGCCAGGACCGCCTGGGACCGCGCCATCGCGCTCGGCGAAAAGAACGGCTACCGCAACGCCCAGGCCACCGTCATCGCGCCCACCGGCACGATCGGCCTCGTCATGGACTGCGACACCACCGGCATCGAGCCCGACTTCGCGCTGGTGAAGTTCAAGAAGCTCGCCGGCGGCGGCTACTTCAAGATCATCAACCGCGCCGTGCCGGAAGCGCTGCGCACGCTCGGCTATTCCGAGGCCCAGATCGCCGAGATCGAGGCCTATGCCGTCGGCCACGGCAACCTGAACCAGGCGCCCGGCGTCAACCCGTCCTCGCTGCGCGCCAAGGGCTTCACCGAGGAGAAGATCGCCGCCGTCAACGCCGCGCTCGGCTCCGCCTTCGACATCAAGTTCGTCTTCAACAAGTGGACGCTCGGCGAGGACTTCTGCAAGTCCGTGCTCAAGCTTACCGACGAGCAGCTCGACGACTTCTCCTTCGAGATGCTGCCGGCGCTGGGCTTCACGAAGAAGGAGATCGAGGCCGCCAACATCCACGTCTGCGGCGCGATGACCCTCGAAGGGGCCCCCTTCCTGAAGAACGAGCACCTGCCGGTGTTCGACTGCGCCAATCCGTGCGGCAAGATCGGCAAGCGCTATCTCTCCGTCGAGAGCCACATCCGCATGATGGCGGCCGCGCAGCCCTTCATCTCGGGCGCCATCTCCAAGACGATCAACATGCCCAACGAGGCGAGCGTCGAGGACTGCAAGAACGCCTACATGCTGTCCTGGAAGCTGGCGCTGAAGGCCAACGCGCTTTACCGCGACGGCTCGAAGCTCTCCCAGCCGCTCAACGCCTCGCTCATCGCCGACAATGACGACGACGAGGACGACGCGGTCGAGACCCTCGTCGCCGCCCCGGCGGCCGCGCGTGCGACCCAGATCACCGAGCGCATCGTCGAGCGCGTGGTCGAGCGGCTCTACCGCGACCGCGAGAAGCTGCCGAACCGCCGCCAGGGCTACACCCAGAAGGCCGTCGTCGGCGGCCACAAGGTCTACCTGCGCACCGGCGAGTTCGGCGACGGACGGCTGGGCGAGATCTTCATCGACATGCACAAGGAAGGTGCCGCCTTCCGCGCGATGATGAACAATTTCGCCATCGCCATCTCGCTCGGCCTGCAATACGGCGTGCCGCTCGAGGAATATGTCGAGGCCTTCACCTTCACGAAGTTCGAGCCGGCCGGCATGGTCGTCGGCAACGACGCGATCAAGAACGCCACCTCGATCCTCGACTACGTCTTCCGCGAGCTCGCCGTCTCCTATCTCGGCCGCCATGACCTTGCCCATGTCGACCAGTCCGACTTCGGCAACACGTCGCTCGGCCGCGGCATCCAGGAGGGCAAGACCAACCTCGTCTCCACCGGCTGGACGCGCGGCTACAAGCCGACGCTGGTGTCGAAGTCGGCCGAACCGAAGGGCTTCGCCGACGGCGCTGCCTCATCCTCGCCCACCCCCTCGTCTCCGGCCCGCGCCGCGACGACCGCGGTCGGCGGCTCCAACGTCCGCGCCTTCTCCGCCACCACGGTGACGGCGCTCAAGACCGTCTCGTCGGAGCGCGTCGAGGAGACCGTGGCCTTCAAGCGCGACTACGAGGAGCGCGCGAAGGAACTCGCCGAGGAGATCGCGGAGGAAAACCATCCCGACCTGTTCGAGGACGACGCCCCGGCCGCGACCACGGCCCTCTTCTCCGACAAGGCCCAGGCCGACGCCGCCAGCGCCAAGGCGCTCGCCAACGACCGCCGCGTCAAGTCGATGATGCAGGGCTACACCGGCAACTCCTGCTCCGAATGCCAGAAC contains:
- a CDS encoding competence/damage-inducible protein A; amino-acid sequence: MSEIVTAAMMVIGDEILSGRTKDKNIGHLADVMTAIGIDLKEVRIVPDEEDEIAAAVNALRAKYTYVFTTGGIGPTHDDITADSIAKAFGVPCDYDAKAYKMLEESYAARGFEYTDARKRMARMPVGAEHIDNPVSLAPGFRIGNVHVMAGVPAIFQAMLDNVVPTLHGGAVMLSETVHCPYGEGTIGTQLGEIQKANPDTIIGSYPKYLDGKFWTELVVRSRSPQSLAKAKAEVEAMLAAIAAPA
- a CDS encoding vitamin B12-dependent ribonucleotide reductase — encoded protein: MRIERRFTKDGQSAYTEIEFRKALSEIKNPDGSVVFRLADIDVPAQFSQVATDVLAQKYFRKAGVPARLKKVEENDVPSFLWRSVPDEAELAKLPENERYGSETDARQVFDRLAGTWTYWGWKGGYFASEADASAFRDELAYMLATQRVAPNSPQWFNTGLHWAYGIDGPGQGHFYVDPFTGKLTKSKSAYEHPQPHACFIQSVADDLVNEGGIMDLWVREARLFKYGSGTGSNFSHLRGEGEKLSGGGRSSGLMSFLKIGDRAAGAIKSGGTTRRAAKMVVVDIDHPDIEDYIDWKVKEEQKVASLVTGSKIVKKHMTAVMKACVNCDGPDGDCYDPNRNPALKRAIKDAKKDGVPENYVQRVIQFAKQGYTSIEFKTYDTDWDSEAYLTVSGQNSNNSVSLKDDFLRAVETDGSWNLTARKDGKVVKTLKARELWEKIGYAAWASADPGLHFNTTMNDWHTCASAGAIRASNPCSEYMFLDDTACNLASINLLPYRLHGGDIDIAAYEHTVRLWTIVLEISVMMAQFPSKEIAKLSYEYRTLGLGYANIGGLLMTSGIPYDSAEGRAICAGLTSIMTGVAYATSAEMAGELGAFPDYERNAANMLRVMRNHRRAAYGEAAGYEALSVNPVPLVHADLKQAALGEHARTAWDRAIALGEKNGYRNAQATVIAPTGTIGLVMDCDTTGIEPDFALVKFKKLAGGGYFKIINRAVPEALRTLGYSEAQIAEIEAYAVGHGNLNQAPGVNPSSLRAKGFTEEKIAAVNAALGSAFDIKFVFNKWTLGEDFCKSVLKLTDEQLDDFSFEMLPALGFTKKEIEAANIHVCGAMTLEGAPFLKNEHLPVFDCANPCGKIGKRYLSVESHIRMMAAAQPFISGAISKTINMPNEASVEDCKNAYMLSWKLALKANALYRDGSKLSQPLNASLIADNDDDEDDAVETLVAAPAAARATQITERIVERVVERLYRDREKLPNRRQGYTQKAVVGGHKVYLRTGEFGDGRLGEIFIDMHKEGAAFRAMMNNFAIAISLGLQYGVPLEEYVEAFTFTKFEPAGMVVGNDAIKNATSILDYVFRELAVSYLGRHDLAHVDQSDFGNTSLGRGIQEGKTNLVSTGWTRGYKPTLVSKSAEPKGFADGAASSSPTPSSPARAATTAVGGSNVRAFSATTVTALKTVSSERVEETVAFKRDYEERAKELAEEIAEENHPDLFEDDAPAATTALFSDKAQADAASAKALANDRRVKSMMQGYTGNSCSECQNFTMVRNGTCEKCDTCGATSGCS
- the xth gene encoding exodeoxyribonuclease III codes for the protein MLIATFNINNVNRRLPNLLAWLAKRHPDVVALQELKATQADFPADALRDAGYRAVWRGQKTWNGVALLARGREPVLTRDALPGDSSDSQARYIEAAFNGIIIASIYAPNGNPQPGPKFDYKLAWLARLQRHATALRKSGAPVVLAGDFNVAPTDIDIYPTRSWDDDALIQPESRAAFRKLLGRSWTDAVRTIHPDERIYSFWDYKRNRWPRDAGLRLDHLLLSPNLRDRLLDANVDRDTRGEDGASDHAPAWVKLRDE
- a CDS encoding NUDIX hydrolase yields the protein MLISYSTRRRLLERARQFFGGMPCRVQVAALPWRLSGGDVEILLVTSRGTGRWVLPKGWPESSEKLCEAAAREAAEEAGLSGGVSEREAGTFYYDKVLNSGLEWHCEVHVFPLEVDSLADKWPEMKKRKRRWFRAADAARLVAEPDLGELIQRFGANPRQIAA
- the wrbA gene encoding NAD(P)H:quinone oxidoreductase, whose product is MAKVLVLYYSSWGHTEAMAKAAAEGAKEAGAAVTIKRVPELVPEAVAKAAYYKLDQDAPIAEPLELDQYDGIVLAFATRYGAMAAQMKNFLDQTGPLWAKGALLNKVATVMSSTATQHGGAELSIVQAQWSLQHHGMIIVPLSYAYQGQSGNDVVRGGSPYGMTTTSDTDGSRQPSAQELEGAKFQGKRLAEIAIKLHG
- a CDS encoding inorganic phosphate transporter gives rise to the protein MALPAELTRKDTLDKDLDKIASVEEAASVLSRGLVAPGLALLFIVFAAVAASIYVMGQPGAVVIVAAAAIGGYMALNIGANDVANNVSAAVGARALTLGSALVLAAIFETAGALIAGGDVVETISKGIIDPRLVSDPNVFIRLMLGALISSALWVNLATWIGAPVSTTHAVVGGVVGAGIAAAGVGSVDWSIMGAIAASWVVSPLAGGIVAALFLFFIKSTIIYQDDKLTAARRWVPVLIAIMAGSFTTYLASKGLNHVVTFDGWTLAALGLGSTALFWVLSHRFVALQSRGMENRNQSLRKLFRLPLVISAALLSFAHGANDVANAVGPLAAIVSTAQGGDVETAVGIPFWVMLIGAAGISIGLLLFGPKLVRMVGEQITKLNPMRAFCVALSAALTVIIASAMGMPVSSTHIAVGAVFGVGFFREWYTANSPRRRAYLERKMARRRAEREASAGAIADVLADEADLDNAGAPPISREEISRRNLVRRAHVRTIVTAWVTTVPASALLAIGAFHLIGLVF
- a CDS encoding alpha/beta fold hydrolase, which encodes MTTILLWLVVLLLVAVLAVTGWYVWQTQTIARRAERLVPARGKFVEIDGNRIHYVEEGEGRPILFVHGFGGTLHHFRHPLFSGRIPGYRLIALDRPGAGYSTRAAGASAALPAQAALIAKFIEKLGPEKPLVVGHSLGGMITLTLALNHPDKISGIVLISALTRPREGIPPEMAPIYITSPLKRWLIANTVAIPAALKVAPATLAYVFGPQETPLDYMTEGGGELGLRPGHFYNMVADLVSVGDDIPALAKRFEEIDMPAGMVFGTADKVLDWRENGEAFAPRIKGLDFETVEGIGHHPQYWAREQVVALIRRVAERAFAA
- the gpt gene encoding xanthine phosphoribosyltransferase; this translates as MSLPEKAFPVSWDQFHRDARALAWRLAGINGGQWKAIVCITRGGLVPAAIISRELGIRVIETVSVASYHDYTSQGELNVLKEITSSLTENDGENVLIVDDLTDTGKTAAVVRAMLPKAHFAAVYAKPKGKPMVDTYITEVSQDTWIYFPWDMGFTYQKPISEDHRG